From a single Nostoc sp. MS1 genomic region:
- a CDS encoding potassium-transporting ATPase subunit F, which translates to MKLILSSFSQSPIPKFKHKLPLFLFLAMCFNLVVAPVVYAATGESFSHFQAWALGLLGLVTLSLSIYLFFVMFIPEKF; encoded by the coding sequence ATGAAACTCATTCTTTCATCTTTTTCCCAATCTCCAATCCCCAAATTTAAGCACAAACTGCCCTTATTTTTATTCTTGGCAATGTGTTTCAACCTTGTGGTTGCACCTGTTGTTTATGCGGCTACGGGGGAGAGTTTTTCTCACTTTCAAGCTTGGGCTTTGGGGCTTTTAGGGTTAGTAACTCTGAGTCTTTCTATCTATCTATTTTTTGTCATGTTTATACCGGAGAAATTCTAA
- a CDS encoding NupC/NupG family nucleoside CNT transporter translates to MERAISALGILIFIGISYALSVRRDAVRWRTVAWGLGLEFVFALIILKTPWGLNVFKSLGDIVSNFLSFSDVGAKFVFGDNYKDHLFAFQVLPTIIFFSAFISVTYHYGILQKVVNGLAWVMMKTMRTSGSESLSCAGNIFLGPTESALMVKPYVANMTLSEIHAVMTGGFATIAGGVLGAYLSFGIPPEHLIAAFFMTAPTSLVVSKLLYPETEISATAGKVQMDVETSYINVIDAATSGAIDGVKLAVNVGVMIIAFLGLLAVVNALLGWLGSFVGLAQLSLEWMLSFIMAPIAFFMGVPWADCAQVGALLGKKTILNEFLAYVDLGNLIKSGKISPRGVIIATYALCNFANIGSIGITIGGMTGMAPQRQQDFARMGVRSMIGGLLASFITACIAGILI, encoded by the coding sequence ATGGAACGCGCCATTTCTGCTTTAGGAATTTTAATATTCATTGGTATCTCCTACGCCCTCTCAGTTCGGCGTGATGCAGTACGCTGGCGCACAGTAGCTTGGGGATTAGGTTTAGAATTTGTCTTTGCTTTGATAATTCTCAAAACACCTTGGGGATTAAACGTTTTTAAATCTTTGGGGGATATAGTCAGCAATTTTCTTTCATTCTCAGATGTAGGTGCAAAATTTGTCTTTGGTGATAACTATAAGGATCATCTATTCGCCTTTCAGGTACTCCCAACCATCATCTTCTTTTCTGCCTTCATTAGTGTGACGTACCATTATGGCATCTTGCAAAAAGTGGTAAACGGGCTGGCTTGGGTGATGATGAAGACAATGAGAACCTCTGGTTCCGAGTCTCTATCCTGTGCTGGCAACATTTTTTTAGGGCCGACAGAATCAGCACTCATGGTAAAACCTTATGTCGCCAACATGACCTTATCAGAAATTCACGCCGTGATGACTGGAGGCTTTGCAACCATAGCTGGTGGTGTATTGGGCGCTTATCTTTCCTTTGGCATTCCCCCAGAACATCTAATTGCTGCCTTTTTTATGACCGCTCCCACTTCATTAGTAGTATCAAAATTACTTTATCCAGAAACGGAAATATCGGCAACGGCTGGCAAAGTTCAGATGGATGTGGAGACGAGTTATATAAATGTGATTGATGCTGCTACTAGTGGAGCAATTGACGGTGTGAAGTTAGCAGTCAATGTTGGGGTAATGATTATCGCTTTTTTAGGATTACTCGCCGTGGTCAATGCCCTATTAGGATGGCTAGGTTCCTTTGTTGGATTGGCACAATTATCTTTAGAATGGATGTTGTCTTTTATTATGGCTCCCATTGCCTTTTTTATGGGTGTACCTTGGGCAGATTGCGCTCAAGTAGGAGCGCTACTAGGTAAAAAAACTATTTTGAATGAGTTTCTAGCTTATGTAGATTTAGGCAATTTAATTAAAAGTGGGAAAATTTCTCCTAGAGGCGTAATTATTGCCACTTATGCCTTGTGTAACTTTGCAAATATTGGTTCAATTGGTATTACTATTGGTGGCATGACTGGGATGGCTCCCCAACGTCAACAGGACTTTGCACGTATGGGTGTAAGAAGTATGATTGGCGGATTACTAGCTAGTTTTATTACTGCCTGTATTGCTGGGATACTAATTTAG
- a CDS encoding response regulator transcription factor, which translates to MPSHPVKILLVEDDELFRLGLRVRLQQETGLEIIAEAEDGETALDLIKQHPVDVVLLDVGLPGLGGVEACREIKQQNPQLPILVLTSHSQKPLISKLIEVGAQGYCLKGIAAEKLVLALRSVAAGASWWDETATKEIRSSIEGSQSLTATNITKSPNLLTGRELEILSLLAEGKTNQEIALALYISPGTVRVHVHTILHKLEVSDRHQAVVVALQKQLIKSSNG; encoded by the coding sequence ATGCCTTCTCATCCTGTGAAAATTCTGTTGGTTGAAGATGACGAACTCTTTCGCTTAGGCTTACGTGTGCGGTTACAACAAGAGACGGGTTTAGAAATTATTGCTGAGGCGGAAGATGGAGAAACAGCCCTTGATTTGATTAAGCAACACCCTGTAGATGTAGTGTTATTAGATGTGGGTTTACCAGGACTTGGCGGTGTTGAAGCTTGTAGAGAAATTAAGCAGCAAAACCCCCAATTACCCATTTTGGTTTTGACTTCTCATTCTCAAAAACCCCTAATTTCTAAGTTAATTGAAGTAGGCGCTCAAGGGTATTGTCTTAAAGGAATTGCGGCGGAAAAATTAGTATTAGCACTGCGTTCTGTGGCGGCTGGTGCTTCTTGGTGGGATGAGACTGCAACTAAAGAGATTCGTTCTTCTATTGAAGGGAGTCAGTCCCTAACAGCAACTAACATCACCAAATCTCCTAACCTTTTAACTGGGCGTGAATTGGAAATTTTGTCTTTGTTAGCTGAGGGGAAGACAAATCAAGAAATTGCTCTGGCACTATACATCAGTCCAGGTACAGTTAGGGTTCATGTTCACACCATTTTACATAAGTTAGAGGTGAGCGATCGCCACCAAGCTGTAGTTGTCGCCTTACAAAAACAATTAATTAAATCTAGCAATGGGTAA
- the kdpA gene encoding potassium-transporting ATPase subunit KdpA: MLQGWIQIGLTLLIIVAITPFFGRYMARVYQEQRTFLDPIFNPVERLLYALIGVSNRENMSGWQYARAIVYSNIVMGLLIFLILMNQGWLPLNPTKIGAPTWDTALHTTISFITNTNQQHYSGETYLSYASQIWGLGYHMFTSAATGLAVGIAFIRGLTGRPLGNFYVDLTRSITRIFLPICLVGGIALMAAGVPETLGGPVVFPTIENPNISQAIALGPVAHFEIIKELGENGGGFFAINSAHPFENPNGFSNLIEVVAMLSIPTSLIYTYGLFANNKKQAWLVYGMVSVIFIAFVIINGIGEYNGNPAVNTLLGSTQPNLEGKEVRFGWAQSALFATATTATMTGAVNSLHDSFMPNGGFVTLSNMFLQIVWGGQGTGTAYLFAYLILAVFATGLMVGRTPEFLGRKIEKREVVLASFLILLVHPIAIMIPAGITLAFPEQLAGISNPGFHGLAQVIYEYASAAANNGSGFEGLGDSQPSPLAIAAGAKPSITALWWNLSTCFSLLAGRYIPIIGLLLLADSLSRKQKVPLTVGTLRTDTSLFTGVTAGVILILGALTFFPVLAFGPIGEAFWINKGIG, translated from the coding sequence ATGTTGCAAGGATGGATACAAATAGGCTTAACCTTACTAATTATAGTAGCCATAACTCCCTTTTTTGGGCGATATATGGCGCGTGTTTATCAAGAACAACGTACATTTCTTGACCCAATTTTCAACCCAGTTGAACGATTACTTTACGCTTTAATTGGCGTAAGTAATAGAGAAAATATGAGTGGCTGGCAGTATGCACGGGCAATTGTGTACAGCAATATAGTCATGGGGTTACTGATATTTTTGATCTTAATGAATCAGGGATGGCTACCCCTCAACCCCACTAAAATAGGTGCGCCAACTTGGGATACCGCATTACACACAACTATTTCCTTCATTACTAACACTAACCAACAACATTATTCAGGAGAAACCTATTTAAGTTATGCCAGCCAAATCTGGGGATTGGGATATCATATGTTTACCTCAGCCGCCACTGGTTTAGCAGTAGGAATTGCCTTTATTCGTGGGTTAACTGGTAGACCTTTGGGTAACTTTTATGTAGACTTAACCCGTAGTATCACGAGAATATTTTTACCTATTTGTCTTGTGGGTGGGATTGCTTTAATGGCAGCTGGTGTACCAGAGACTTTAGGGGGGCCAGTTGTATTTCCTACCATAGAAAATCCTAATATAAGTCAGGCGATCGCACTTGGCCCTGTTGCCCATTTTGAAATCATCAAAGAACTAGGAGAAAACGGTGGCGGCTTTTTCGCCATCAACTCAGCCCACCCATTTGAGAATCCTAACGGCTTTTCTAACTTAATAGAAGTTGTGGCGATGCTGTCAATTCCTACCTCCCTCATATATACCTACGGCTTATTTGCAAATAATAAAAAACAAGCGTGGTTAGTTTATGGGATGGTGAGTGTAATATTTATCGCCTTTGTCATAATTAACGGTATTGGCGAGTATAACGGTAATCCAGCAGTCAATACACTATTAGGAAGTACACAACCAAATTTAGAAGGTAAAGAAGTCCGTTTTGGATGGGCGCAGTCAGCCCTATTTGCCACAGCCACCACAGCCACAATGACAGGTGCAGTCAACAGTTTACATGATTCATTCATGCCCAATGGCGGTTTTGTCACCCTCTCAAATATGTTCCTACAAATTGTTTGGGGAGGGCAAGGTACAGGAACAGCATATTTATTTGCCTACCTAATCTTGGCAGTCTTTGCTACAGGCTTAATGGTCGGACGCACACCAGAATTTCTCGGACGCAAAATCGAAAAACGCGAAGTAGTCCTAGCAAGTTTCCTCATTCTCCTAGTCCACCCCATCGCCATCATGATTCCGGCTGGTATCACCCTAGCCTTCCCTGAACAACTAGCAGGAATTAGTAACCCAGGCTTCCACGGCTTGGCGCAAGTCATCTATGAATACGCTTCCGCCGCCGCCAACAACGGTTCTGGCTTTGAAGGCTTAGGAGATTCCCAACCCTCACCATTAGCCATTGCGGCTGGTGCAAAACCCAGCATCACCGCCCTTTGGTGGAACCTTAGCACCTGTTTCAGCCTCCTCGCCGGGCGTTATATTCCCATCATCGGCTTACTGTTACTAGCAGATAGCCTATCCCGCAAGCAAAAAGTTCCTTTAACAGTCGGCACATTACGCACCGACACCAGTTTATTTACAGGCGTAACAGCAGGCGTAATTTTAATTCTCGGCGCACTGACATTCTTTCCAGTTCTAGCATTCGGCCCCATCGGTGAAGCGTTTTGGATTAATAAAGGTATTGGGTAA
- a CDS encoding sensor histidine kinase: MSMEFVTPADYVFGYLYTGAILLANFWFGRVGTLLTTVMAVSLTILNLVVPGCEIITTAMVANRAIATIALIVTGILSDRLRRSQEAIALTRAKLESQAELVRLREDFASTLTHDLKTPLLGAIETLKALQQEKFGVVLPAQQPLLTTIIRSHQTSLQLLETLLDIYRNDTEGLHLDLMPVDLTSLAEEAATTLTELAANRRVHISFNYGDAGWRQSLWVQGDPLQLQRVLHNLLVNAINHSRRGDRVEVVLETQASYQIVKILDTGAGIQPEQFPHLFARFYQGHSERQAKGSGLGLYLSRQIIAAHNGIIWAENRVPHGAMFAFKLPILPCPPSVTA; this comes from the coding sequence ATGTCGATGGAGTTTGTCACGCCAGCAGATTATGTATTTGGCTATCTTTATACTGGGGCGATATTGTTAGCAAATTTTTGGTTTGGTAGAGTAGGCACTTTGCTGACAACAGTGATGGCTGTGAGTTTAACTATCTTAAATTTAGTAGTTCCTGGATGTGAAATAATTACAACTGCTATGGTAGCTAATCGAGCGATCGCTACTATCGCTTTGATTGTTACTGGTATTTTAAGCGATCGCCTGCGTCGTTCTCAAGAAGCGATCGCTCTCACCCGCGCTAAGTTGGAGTCACAAGCGGAGTTGGTAAGGTTGCGAGAGGATTTTGCTTCTACACTCACCCACGATTTAAAAACGCCACTTTTAGGTGCTATTGAAACTCTTAAGGCTTTACAACAGGAAAAGTTTGGGGTGGTACTCCCAGCACAGCAGCCACTATTGACTACAATTATCCGCTCTCATCAAACTTCTCTGCAACTGTTAGAAACTCTATTAGACATCTATCGCAATGATACAGAAGGGTTACATTTAGATTTAATGCCTGTAGATTTAACTAGTTTGGCAGAAGAAGCAGCCACTACGCTGACAGAATTAGCAGCTAATCGCCGAGTTCATATATCGTTTAACTATGGTGATGCTGGTTGGCGGCAGAGTTTGTGGGTGCAAGGCGATCCTCTACAATTGCAAAGGGTATTACACAATCTCCTAGTTAATGCTATCAATCATTCGCGTCGTGGCGATCGCGTGGAGGTGGTATTAGAAACACAAGCCTCTTATCAAATAGTAAAAATTTTAGATACTGGTGCAGGTATTCAACCAGAACAATTTCCTCATTTATTTGCCAGATTTTATCAAGGACATAGTGAACGGCAAGCCAAAGGTTCAGGGTTAGGACTTTATCTATCGCGGCAAATTATCGCCGCGCATAACGGTATAATTTGGGCAGAGAATCGCGTTCCTCATGGTGCAATGTTTGCTTTTAAATTGCCCATTCTCCCATGTCCTCCTTCTGTGACTGCGTAA
- the kdpC gene encoding K(+)-transporting ATPase subunit C: MSFAREASRAIRSTLVIWVIAAVIYPFLMIALGQIVFPYQANGSLIKDSRGQVLGSALIGQPFTSDRYFNSRPSTTSYSTADPKKDDAGVLQTGVSGASNLAPSNSDLIKRIKNENLKALTSAGIQPTADLVYTSGSSLDPHITPAAARAQVNRIATARRLQPQQLENLINQNTDGRFLGIFGEPGVNVLQLNLALDRLKSAA; this comes from the coding sequence ATGAGTTTTGCACGCGAAGCAAGTAGGGCTATTCGTTCTACGTTGGTAATTTGGGTAATTGCTGCTGTTATTTATCCTTTTTTGATGATTGCTTTGGGACAGATTGTATTTCCCTATCAGGCAAATGGTAGCTTGATTAAAGATAGTCGAGGTCAAGTTTTGGGTTCTGCTTTAATTGGTCAACCATTTACAAGCGATCGCTATTTTAACTCCCGCCCTAGCACCACCAGCTACAGCACCGCCGACCCCAAAAAAGACGATGCAGGTGTCTTACAAACAGGGGTATCCGGCGCAAGTAACCTAGCTCCCAGCAATTCAGATTTAATAAAACGCATCAAAAATGAGAACTTAAAAGCTCTTACAAGTGCAGGTATCCAACCCACCGCCGATTTAGTCTACACCTCTGGTTCTAGCCTTGACCCCCACATTACCCCAGCCGCCGCCAGAGCGCAAGTAAACCGCATCGCCACAGCACGAAGACTCCAACCGCAGCAATTAGAAAATTTAATTAATCAAAATACTGATGGTCGTTTTCTGGGAATTTTTGGAGAACCTGGGGTGAATGTTTTGCAATTAAATCTCGCGTTAGATAGGTTAAAGTCGGCTGCTTAA
- a CDS encoding glycoside hydrolase family 10 protein codes for MVSTTTRFSDTQNHWASLFIEALSKRRILNGYADGTFRPNNPVNRAEFAAIIAAVFNLSVKRPYINFTDIPANFWAASAIKKAYETGFLSGFPDKTFRPGNQISRGDVLVSLVNGLEIASKIKPDLLDKLPQIYQDADTIPGYGRNQIAIATSAGLVASFPNTKLLNFGNATTRGDVAAIIYQALVYLGQAEKIPSAYLVVPPTSTSTVRVSHTREFRGAWITTVWNSDWPSKAGLSTTQQQEELVAILTRLQQLNFNAVILQVRPEGDALYASELEPWSAWLTGTQGKAPEPFYDPLQFAIAEAHKRNLEVHAWFNPYRAKTTIKSGTNVRPHIAVTNPEVVYQWGNQLWMDPGIKIVQDRAYNVIIDVVRRYDIDAVHLDDYFYPYPIQGQSFPDDKTYAAYKAAGGQLSLSDWRRQNVDQMVLRLSQGIKATKPDVKFGISPFGIYRPGQPAGITGLDAYSVLYADSKKWLEQGWVDYLAPQLYWRTDQTKQSYPVLLKWWTDVNSGRRHIYAGNNIEQLDGKAWKSEEIEKQVKISRNQAPDLSLGNIFFSVGSIIENRQDISDTFQNSLYSKLALVPTMSWRDTTPPPPPKELQVNNRKLSWQPGDNQPVRSWTLYRQSDSNWTIQRVLSAGTTFATVQPGTYAVCAVDRLGNESQGVVISVS; via the coding sequence ATGGTATCTACTACTACACGCTTCTCGGATACTCAAAACCATTGGGCGAGTTTATTCATTGAAGCCTTATCTAAACGGCGAATTTTGAATGGGTATGCTGATGGGACTTTTCGCCCTAATAACCCAGTTAACCGTGCTGAGTTCGCCGCCATAATTGCCGCCGTCTTTAATCTATCAGTCAAACGTCCGTATATCAACTTTACGGATATTCCTGCCAACTTTTGGGCGGCTAGTGCAATTAAAAAAGCTTATGAAACCGGATTTTTAAGTGGTTTCCCTGATAAGACCTTCCGTCCAGGTAATCAAATTTCCAGGGGTGATGTTTTAGTATCTCTGGTGAACGGCTTGGAAATTGCCAGCAAAATTAAACCAGATTTACTAGACAAATTGCCGCAAATATACCAAGATGCAGATACTATTCCAGGCTATGGCAGAAATCAAATTGCGATCGCCACTAGTGCAGGTTTAGTTGCTAGCTTTCCCAATACCAAATTACTCAACTTTGGCAATGCTACTACCCGTGGTGATGTAGCCGCAATTATCTATCAAGCTCTAGTCTATCTCGGTCAAGCAGAAAAGATTCCCTCTGCTTATTTAGTTGTACCGCCAACATCTACATCCACAGTCAGAGTCAGCCATACCAGAGAGTTTCGCGGCGCTTGGATAACCACAGTGTGGAATAGTGACTGGCCTTCCAAAGCTGGACTTTCAACAACTCAGCAGCAAGAGGAGTTAGTAGCAATTCTTACTCGGTTGCAACAGTTAAATTTCAACGCCGTAATTTTGCAAGTGCGTCCAGAAGGGGATGCTTTGTATGCTTCTGAGTTGGAACCTTGGAGTGCTTGGTTGACTGGTACACAAGGTAAAGCCCCAGAACCATTTTATGATCCTTTACAGTTTGCGATCGCTGAAGCCCACAAACGCAACCTAGAAGTTCATGCTTGGTTCAACCCCTACCGCGCCAAAACTACAATCAAAAGTGGGACTAACGTCCGTCCTCATATAGCCGTAACCAATCCAGAAGTAGTTTATCAATGGGGGAATCAACTGTGGATGGACCCTGGAATAAAAATTGTCCAAGATAGGGCTTATAACGTCATCATCGATGTTGTGCGCCGTTACGATATAGATGCAGTCCACCTTGATGACTATTTCTATCCCTACCCCATCCAAGGACAGTCTTTCCCCGATGATAAAACTTACGCCGCCTATAAAGCAGCCGGGGGACAACTTAGCTTAAGCGACTGGCGACGGCAAAATGTGGATCAAATGGTGCTGCGTCTGTCCCAAGGCATTAAAGCTACCAAACCTGATGTAAAATTTGGTATTAGTCCCTTTGGCATATATCGCCCTGGACAACCAGCAGGAATCACAGGCTTAGATGCTTATAGTGTATTGTATGCCGACTCCAAGAAATGGTTAGAACAAGGTTGGGTAGATTATTTAGCACCTCAACTATATTGGCGTACCGACCAAACCAAGCAGAGTTATCCTGTACTGTTGAAATGGTGGACAGACGTTAATTCTGGACGACGACACATTTACGCAGGTAACAATATCGAACAACTTGATGGTAAAGCTTGGAAAAGTGAAGAGATAGAAAAGCAAGTCAAGATTAGCCGCAACCAAGCACCAGACTTATCACTAGGTAATATCTTCTTTAGTGTCGGTTCCATCATTGAAAACCGCCAAGATATCTCCGACACCTTCCAAAACTCCCTATATTCCAAACTTGCCTTAGTACCCACAATGTCTTGGCGGGATACAACACCACCACCACCGCCAAAAGAATTGCAAGTCAACAACCGCAAACTCAGTTGGCAACCAGGAGATAACCAACCTGTGCGTTCCTGGACACTTTACCGCCAAAGTGATTCCAACTGGACAATACAGCGAGTGTTGTCAGCAGGTACAACATTCGCCACAGTCCAACCAGGAACCTATGCTGTATGTGCAGTAGATAGGTTAGGAAATGAGAGTCAAGGTGTAGTTATTAGTGTTAGTTGA
- the cobS gene encoding adenosylcobinamide-GDP ribazoletransferase: protein MMRFLLGLWASVLFYTSIPLPYTNGLDFQGVARFAPVVGLLIGGVLGLVDTGLSYVAMPVLTRSALVVGLWIFITGGLHLDGAMDTADGLAVGNPERRLEVMADSATGAFGAMSAIAILLLKTSALTDIGSFRWLVLMAACGWGRWGQQVAIACYPYLKPTGKGAFHKQAIRNYQDLLPGLLLMFAVSGLLWFGNGHNFFVPMVMVIAGSAIATLIGAWFNHKLGGHTGDTYGAVVEWTEALFMCVLSILV from the coding sequence ATGATGAGGTTTTTGTTGGGTTTGTGGGCGAGTGTTTTATTCTATACGAGTATTCCTTTACCTTATACAAATGGTTTGGATTTTCAAGGGGTGGCGCGTTTTGCGCCTGTGGTGGGGTTATTGATTGGGGGGGTTTTAGGATTGGTTGATACTGGTTTAAGTTATGTAGCAATGCCTGTATTAACTCGTAGCGCTTTGGTAGTGGGGCTGTGGATTTTTATTACGGGCGGGTTACATTTGGATGGAGCAATGGATACGGCTGATGGTTTGGCGGTGGGAAACCCGGAACGGCGGTTAGAGGTAATGGCAGATAGCGCTACAGGTGCGTTTGGGGCGATGAGTGCGATCGCCATCCTGTTACTCAAGACTTCAGCTTTAACTGATATAGGGTCTTTTCGCTGGCTAGTTTTGATGGCGGCTTGTGGTTGGGGACGTTGGGGACAACAAGTGGCGATCGCCTGCTATCCTTACCTCAAACCCACTGGTAAAGGCGCTTTTCATAAACAAGCTATTCGCAACTATCAAGATTTATTACCAGGATTATTGCTGATGTTTGCAGTCAGTGGTTTACTCTGGTTTGGCAATGGTCACAATTTCTTCGTGCCGATGGTGATGGTGATTGCTGGGAGTGCGATCGCTACTTTAATCGGTGCTTGGTTTAACCACAAATTAGGCGGACACACTGGCGATACCTACGGTGCAGTTGTGGAATGGACTGAAGCTCTATTTATGTGTGTACTGAGTATTTTGGTATAG
- the kdpB gene encoding potassium-transporting ATPase subunit KdpB, with protein sequence MTTINSSPSPRTPQGTRDSRRHTPKANMQGIYQRAIKESFVKLNPQYAVRNPVMFIVWVGTIVTFLVTLDPNLFGTVQANVNQQRLLNGLITLILFFTVLFANFAEAVAEGRGKAQADTLRATRSDTPARKILPNGSIETVNSTQLRRGDLVKVIANDMIPADGEVIQGIGSVDESAITGESAPVLKQPGTDIASSVTGGTRLLSDELTIRITADPGQGFIDRMISLVEGAERSKTPNEIALTVLLAVLTQVFLIVVATMPPLVSYIANFINTIFGAEAANSLRAGVSIAILISLLVALIPTTIGGLLSAIGIAGMDRVAQFNVIATSGRAVEACGDINTLVLDKTGTITLGNRLADEFIPVNSYTVEDVARIARNASVFDETPEGRSIVQLAQRYQIEVDFSLNQAEGVEFSAKTRMSGTNLPNGKQVRKGAVDAIKGFVRSRGGSVPPDVDAAYERVSRLGGTPLAVCQDDQIFGVIYLKDIVKPGLRERFDQLRRMGVRTVMLTGDNRITAGVIAEEAGVDDFIAEATPEDKISVIRSEQSQGKLVAMTGDGTNDAPALAQANVGVAMNSGTQAAKEAANMVDLDSDPTKLIDLVTIGKQLLITRGALTTFSIANDIAKYFAIIPTIFGAAGIGALNIMGLKSAQSAIISALIYNALIIPALIPIALKGVKFRPLTADQLLRRNILIYGLGGIIAPFVAIKLIDVVLPFS encoded by the coding sequence ATGACAACTATCAACTCATCCCCCTCACCCCGTACTCCCCAAGGAACCCGTGACTCGCGCAGACACACTCCCAAGGCAAATATGCAGGGCATCTATCAAAGAGCAATTAAAGAGTCATTTGTCAAGCTCAATCCTCAATATGCAGTCAGAAACCCAGTCATGTTTATTGTTTGGGTAGGGACAATTGTCACATTCTTAGTCACTCTAGACCCCAACTTATTCGGCACAGTCCAAGCCAATGTCAACCAACAACGTCTATTAAATGGATTAATTACCTTAATTCTCTTTTTCACAGTCTTATTTGCCAATTTTGCCGAAGCTGTAGCCGAAGGACGGGGTAAAGCTCAAGCAGATACCTTAAGAGCCACCCGTTCTGATACTCCTGCTAGAAAAATCTTACCCAATGGTTCTATAGAAACAGTTAATTCTACACAACTGCGTCGGGGCGATTTAGTCAAAGTAATTGCCAATGATATGATTCCTGCCGATGGGGAAGTGATACAAGGCATTGGTTCAGTCGATGAGTCGGCAATTACTGGAGAGTCTGCACCAGTCCTCAAGCAACCCGGTACAGATATTGCTAGTTCTGTCACCGGAGGAACACGCCTCCTTTCCGATGAGTTGACAATTCGCATTACAGCCGATCCTGGTCAGGGTTTTATTGACAGGATGATTTCTCTTGTGGAAGGGGCAGAACGTTCTAAAACACCTAACGAGATTGCCCTAACGGTATTACTTGCTGTACTTACACAAGTGTTTTTGATTGTAGTGGCAACTATGCCGCCCTTGGTGAGCTACATTGCCAACTTCATTAATACAATATTTGGCGCAGAGGCAGCAAACAGTTTACGCGCCGGTGTAAGTATCGCCATCCTCATTTCCCTGTTAGTGGCTTTGATTCCTACAACTATTGGCGGTCTATTAAGCGCCATTGGGATTGCCGGAATGGATAGAGTTGCTCAATTCAATGTCATTGCTACTTCAGGACGAGCTGTCGAAGCCTGCGGTGATATCAATACTTTGGTATTAGATAAAACAGGGACTATCACCTTGGGAAATCGGCTGGCGGATGAGTTCATTCCTGTGAATAGCTATACAGTTGAAGATGTGGCACGTATTGCCAGAAATGCCAGTGTATTTGATGAAACCCCGGAAGGCAGGTCAATTGTTCAACTTGCCCAAAGATACCAGATTGAGGTTGATTTTTCTCTTAATCAAGCCGAGGGTGTAGAATTTTCTGCTAAAACTCGCATGAGTGGCACTAATTTACCCAATGGTAAACAAGTCCGCAAGGGCGCAGTCGATGCGATTAAGGGGTTTGTCCGTTCCCGTGGTGGTTCAGTTCCCCCTGATGTTGATGCTGCTTATGAGCGTGTTTCTCGCTTGGGTGGTACACCGTTAGCCGTCTGTCAAGATGACCAAATTTTCGGTGTGATTTATCTCAAAGATATCGTCAAGCCGGGTTTGCGGGAACGATTTGACCAACTGCGCCGCATGGGTGTACGTACTGTCATGCTGACAGGTGACAATCGAATTACGGCTGGTGTCATTGCCGAGGAAGCGGGAGTTGATGATTTCATTGCCGAAGCTACACCAGAGGACAAAATCAGTGTCATTCGCTCTGAACAATCTCAGGGTAAATTGGTAGCCATGACTGGGGATGGTACTAACGATGCACCCGCCCTTGCTCAAGCTAACGTGGGTGTAGCAATGAACTCTGGGACACAAGCTGCTAAAGAAGCTGCCAATATGGTGGATTTAGATTCTGATCCTACGAAGTTAATTGATTTGGTAACTATTGGGAAGCAATTATTAATTACTCGTGGTGCGTTGACTACATTTTCTATTGCCAATGATATCGCTAAATATTTCGCAATTATTCCTACTATCTTTGGGGCTGCGGGAATTGGGGCGTTAAATATTATGGGTTTAAAAAGCGCTCAATCTGCGATTATTTCGGCTTTGATTTATAACGCTTTGATTATTCCGGCTTTAATTCCCATTGCACTTAAGGGTGTGAAGTTTCGTCCTCTGACGGCGGATCAGTTATTAAGACGCAATATTTTAATTTATGGGTTGGGTGGAATTATTGCGCCTTTTGTGGCTATTAAGTTGATTGATGTTGTTTTGCCTTTTTCTTGA